Proteins encoded in a region of the Triticum dicoccoides isolate Atlit2015 ecotype Zavitan chromosome 3A, WEW_v2.0, whole genome shotgun sequence genome:
- the LOC119270852 gene encoding 3-isopropylmalate dehydrogenase 2, chloroplastic-like — protein MTQLQAAPLKTLSFSGAAVRPRHATATFRCSAAARSYSIALLPGDGIGPEVVAVAKDVLSAAGAKEGVELRFREMLMGGAALDAVGVPLPDETLAAARASDAVLLGAIGGYRWDNNEKHLKPETGLLNIRAGLGVFANLRPATVLPQLVDASTLKKEVAEGVDIMVVRELTGGIYFGQPRGFGTNDKGEEIGFNTEIYSVPEIDRIARVAFEVARKRGGKLCSVDKANVLEASMLWRKRVTAIASEFPDVELSHMYVDNASMQLVWNPKQFDTIVTNNSYGDILSDEASMITGSIGMLPSASVGESGPGLFEPIHGSAPDIAGQDKANPLATILSAAMLLKYGLGAENAAKRIETAVTETLDNGFRTGDIYSPGTTLVGCKRMGEEVLKALESQK, from the exons ATGACTCAGCTCCAAGCTGCTCCGCTCAAAACCCTAAGCTTTTCCGGCGCGGCGGTGCGGCCGCGGCATGCGACGGCGACGTTCCGGTGCTCGGCCGCGGCCCGGAGCTACAGCATTGCGCTCCTCCCGGGCGACGGCATCGGCCCGGAGGTGGTCGCCGTCGCCAAggacgtcctctccgccgccggcgcCAAGGAAG GCGTGGAGCTCCGGTTCCGGGAGATGCTGATGGGCGGCGCGGCGCTGGACGCCGTCGGGGTGCCGCTCCCCGACGAGAcgctggcggcggcgcgggcctCCGACGCCGTCCTGCTCGGCGCGATAGGAGG GTATAGGTGGGATAACAATGAGAAGCATCTCAAGCCCGAGACCGGGCTGCTCAACATCCGTGCCGGGCTCGGCGTGTTTGCCAATCTGCGCCCAGCCACCGTGTTGCCGCAG TTAGTAGATGCATCTACTTTGAAGAAAGAGGTAGCAGAAGGAGTTGACATCATGGTTGTTAGAGAGCTTACTGGAG GGATTTACTTCGGACAACCTAGGGGTTTTGGTACCAATGACAAGGGAGAGGAAATTGGCTTCAACACTGAAATATATTCAGTTCCTGAG ATCGATCGTATTGCACGTGTTGCATTTGAGGTTGCCCGCAAGAGAGGAGGGAAACTATGCTCGGTGGACAAAGCGAATGTTCTTGAG GCATCTATGCTTTGGAGGAAGAGGGTCACTGCAATAGCTTCTGAATTCCCTGATGTTGAGCTGTCACACATGTATGTTGATAATGCTTCGATGCAGCTTGTTTGGAATCCTAAACAG TTTGACACAATTGTGACGAACAATAGTTATGGTGACATATTGTCGGACGAAGCATCCATGATCACAGGAAGCATTGGAATGCTCCCATCTGCTAGTGTTGGTGAATCG GGACCGGGTCTATTCGAACCTATCCATGGCTCTGCCCCTGACATTGCTGGGCAG GACAAGGCAAACCCGCTAGCTACAATTCTTAGTGCTGCGATGCTACTGAAATATGGCCTCGGTGCTGAAAATGCTGCCAAGAGAATCGAAACCGCGGTTACGGAGACATTGGACAATGGGTTCCGAACAGGGGACATATATTCTCCTGGAACG ACACTGGTCGGGTGTAAGCGAATGGGTGAGGAGGTCCTGAAGGCTCTGGAGTCGCAGAAGTAA